A window of the Gossypium arboreum isolate Shixiya-1 chromosome 2, ASM2569848v2, whole genome shotgun sequence genome harbors these coding sequences:
- the LOC108462065 gene encoding zinc finger CCCH domain-containing protein 30-like isoform X1, giving the protein MCYGSEPINHSSNPTRSNNSFGDNRHPSVEMNRLTLETEDIFASLLELAANNDVEGLKRTIEHDPSVVDEVGLWYGRRKGSKQMVHEERTPLMVAATYGSIGVIKLILSSSDADVNRVCGHEKSTALHCAASGGTVNAVDVVKLLLAAGADANMVDANGHRPVDIIGFPPKLQAVKLTLQELLATESSVIEQNLRVSTAVANSGSLSPSRDNGSPSCSDSLPKLKSTAAPISTLEKKEYPMDPSLPDIKNSIYSTDEFRMYSFKVRPCSRAYSHDWTECPFVHPGENARRRDPRKFHYSCVPCPDFHKGACRRGDICEYAHGVFECWLHPAQYRTRLCKDGINCARRVCFFAHTAEELRPLYVSTGSAVLSPRSGTSAATAMDFAAALSLLPGSPSSVSVMSPSPFTSPISPSAKGMPHSNVAWPQPNVPALHLPGSNLQLSRLRSSLNARDIPAEDFNLLPDFGVQQQQLVNELSSLSQPSMSSNSMNRSGRLKTLTPSNLEDLFSTESSSPQYSDQALAAVVFSPSHKSAVLNQFQQQSSMLSPINTNFSPKSKEHPLLQVSLSGRMSPRNVEPISPMSSRVSMLAQLEKQQFRCLSSRELGSDSPASISSPVNSWSKWGSSNGKPDWAVNADELGKHHASFELSNGDEPDLSWVQSLVKESPTEMKEKMKASVLDVPSNASKSEGSNTNSQVDPLDHTVLGAWLEQMQLDQLVALQN; this is encoded by the coding sequence ATGTGCTATGGATCAGAGCCAATAAACCACTCGTCTAATCCAACAAGATCGAATAATTCTTTTGGAGATAACAGACATCCTAGTGTAGAAATGAATCGCTTGACTTTAGAGACTGAAGATATTTTTGCAAGCTTGCTTGAGCTTGCTGCAAATAATGATGTTGAAGGCCTTAAACGCACCATTGAACACGATCCTTCAGTTGTTGATGAGGTAGGGTTGTGGTATGGTCGTAGGAAGGGCTCGAAGCAGATGGTTCATGAGGAAAGAACCCCTTTGATGGTTGCTGCTACGTATGGTAGCATTGGTGTTATTAAACTGATCCTTTCTTCATCAGATGCCGATGTTAATCGTGTGTGTGGACACGAAAAAAGCACAGCCCTTCATTGTGCTGCTTCTGGTGGGACCGTCAATGCTGTTGATGTTGTGAAACTGCTATTAGCAGCTGGTGCTGATGCGAATATGGTTGATGCAAATGGTCATCGTCCTGTTGATATTATTGGTTTTCCTCCGAAGCTTCAAGCTGTGAAATTAACTCTTCAAGAACTTCTTGCAACTGAGAGTTCTGTTATCGAGCAGAACTTAAGGGTGTCAACTGCAGTTGCAAACTCTGGTTCTCTATCGCCTTCTCGTGATAATGGCTCACCTTCTTGTTCAGACTCGCTTCCAAAGTTGAAGTCAACTGCCGCTCCTATTTCAACATTGGAGAAGAAAGAATATCCGATGGATCCATCTCTCCCGGACATCAAGAACAGCATCTATTCAACTGATGAGTTCAGGATGTATTCATTCAAGGTGCGGCCTTGTTCGCGTGCCTACTCCCATGATTGGACTGAGTGTCCGTTTGTTCACCCGGGGGAGAATGCTCGAAGAAGGGATCCTAGGAAGTTCCACTACAGTTGCGTTCCTTGCCCTGATTTTCACAAGGGAGCATGCAGGCGTGGAGATATATGTGAATATGCTCATGGTGTTTTTGAATGCTGGCTACACCCTGCGCAATACCGAACCCGGCTGTGCAAAGATGGTATTAATTGTGCAAGGAGAGTCTGCTTCTTTGCTCATACAGCTGAGGAACTTCGACCTTTGTATGTTTCCACCGGTTCTGCTGTTCTGTCCCCTCGTTCAGGTACTTCAGCTGCTACTGCAATGGATTTTGCTGCTGCCTTGAGTCTCCTGCCTGGATCACCTTCTTCTGTATCAGTTATGTCTCCATCTCCATTCACATCACCAATATCCCCATCTGCGAAAGGAATGCCTCATTCTAATGTTGCCTGGCCTCAGCCTAATGTTCCAGCGCTGCATCTTCCAGGGAGTAATCTTCAACTGAGTCGCCTACGGTCTTCTCTTAATGCTAGAGACATTCCAGCTGAAGACTTCAACCTGCTGCCTGATTTTGGTGTGCAGCAACAACAGCTGGTGAACGAGTTATCTAGCCTCAGTCAGCCATCTATGAGTTCTAATTCTATGAATCGATCTGGTCGATTGAAAACCCTGACCCCATCAAATCTCGAAGATCTATTTTCCACCGAGAGCTCTTCACCCCAGTACTCTGATCAAGCATTGGCAGCAGTTGTTTTCTCACCTTCTCATAAATCTGCCGTTCTCAATCAATTTCAGCAGCAGTCAAGCATGCTATCACCCATTAATACAAATTTTTCTCCTAAAAGTAAGGAGCATCCGCTATTGCAGGTGTCTCTATCTGGTAGGATGTCTCCTCGGAATGTGGAACCTATCTCGCCGATGAGCTCTCGAGTTTCAATGTTAGCTCAACTTGAGAAACAGCAGTTTCGCTGTCTAAGCTCTAGGGAACTTGGCTCTGACTCTCCTGCCAGTATTTCTTCCCCAGTAAATTCTTGGTCAAAATGGGGATCTTCCAATGGGAAGCCCGACTGGGCTGTCAATGCAGATGAGTTAGGCAAGCATCATGCTTCATTTGAGCTCAGCAACGGAGATGAGCCCGATTTATCATGGGTTCAATCCCTTGTTAAGGAATCTCCCACTGAGATGAAAGAGAAAATGAAGGCTTCGGTCTTGGATGTTCCATCTAATGCCTCGAAAAGTGAGGGTTCTAATACAAACTCGCAAGTTGATCCGCTGGATCACACTGTGTTGGGAGCATGGCTCGAGCAAATGCAGCTTGATCAGCTTGTGGCTCTGCAAAACTGA
- the LOC108462065 gene encoding zinc finger CCCH domain-containing protein 30-like isoform X2 translates to MNRLTLETEDIFASLLELAANNDVEGLKRTIEHDPSVVDEVGLWYGRRKGSKQMVHEERTPLMVAATYGSIGVIKLILSSSDADVNRVCGHEKSTALHCAASGGTVNAVDVVKLLLAAGADANMVDANGHRPVDIIGFPPKLQAVKLTLQELLATESSVIEQNLRVSTAVANSGSLSPSRDNGSPSCSDSLPKLKSTAAPISTLEKKEYPMDPSLPDIKNSIYSTDEFRMYSFKVRPCSRAYSHDWTECPFVHPGENARRRDPRKFHYSCVPCPDFHKGACRRGDICEYAHGVFECWLHPAQYRTRLCKDGINCARRVCFFAHTAEELRPLYVSTGSAVLSPRSGTSAATAMDFAAALSLLPGSPSSVSVMSPSPFTSPISPSAKGMPHSNVAWPQPNVPALHLPGSNLQLSRLRSSLNARDIPAEDFNLLPDFGVQQQQLVNELSSLSQPSMSSNSMNRSGRLKTLTPSNLEDLFSTESSSPQYSDQALAAVVFSPSHKSAVLNQFQQQSSMLSPINTNFSPKSKEHPLLQVSLSGRMSPRNVEPISPMSSRVSMLAQLEKQQFRCLSSRELGSDSPASISSPVNSWSKWGSSNGKPDWAVNADELGKHHASFELSNGDEPDLSWVQSLVKESPTEMKEKMKASVLDVPSNASKSEGSNTNSQVDPLDHTVLGAWLEQMQLDQLVALQN, encoded by the coding sequence ATGAATCGCTTGACTTTAGAGACTGAAGATATTTTTGCAAGCTTGCTTGAGCTTGCTGCAAATAATGATGTTGAAGGCCTTAAACGCACCATTGAACACGATCCTTCAGTTGTTGATGAGGTAGGGTTGTGGTATGGTCGTAGGAAGGGCTCGAAGCAGATGGTTCATGAGGAAAGAACCCCTTTGATGGTTGCTGCTACGTATGGTAGCATTGGTGTTATTAAACTGATCCTTTCTTCATCAGATGCCGATGTTAATCGTGTGTGTGGACACGAAAAAAGCACAGCCCTTCATTGTGCTGCTTCTGGTGGGACCGTCAATGCTGTTGATGTTGTGAAACTGCTATTAGCAGCTGGTGCTGATGCGAATATGGTTGATGCAAATGGTCATCGTCCTGTTGATATTATTGGTTTTCCTCCGAAGCTTCAAGCTGTGAAATTAACTCTTCAAGAACTTCTTGCAACTGAGAGTTCTGTTATCGAGCAGAACTTAAGGGTGTCAACTGCAGTTGCAAACTCTGGTTCTCTATCGCCTTCTCGTGATAATGGCTCACCTTCTTGTTCAGACTCGCTTCCAAAGTTGAAGTCAACTGCCGCTCCTATTTCAACATTGGAGAAGAAAGAATATCCGATGGATCCATCTCTCCCGGACATCAAGAACAGCATCTATTCAACTGATGAGTTCAGGATGTATTCATTCAAGGTGCGGCCTTGTTCGCGTGCCTACTCCCATGATTGGACTGAGTGTCCGTTTGTTCACCCGGGGGAGAATGCTCGAAGAAGGGATCCTAGGAAGTTCCACTACAGTTGCGTTCCTTGCCCTGATTTTCACAAGGGAGCATGCAGGCGTGGAGATATATGTGAATATGCTCATGGTGTTTTTGAATGCTGGCTACACCCTGCGCAATACCGAACCCGGCTGTGCAAAGATGGTATTAATTGTGCAAGGAGAGTCTGCTTCTTTGCTCATACAGCTGAGGAACTTCGACCTTTGTATGTTTCCACCGGTTCTGCTGTTCTGTCCCCTCGTTCAGGTACTTCAGCTGCTACTGCAATGGATTTTGCTGCTGCCTTGAGTCTCCTGCCTGGATCACCTTCTTCTGTATCAGTTATGTCTCCATCTCCATTCACATCACCAATATCCCCATCTGCGAAAGGAATGCCTCATTCTAATGTTGCCTGGCCTCAGCCTAATGTTCCAGCGCTGCATCTTCCAGGGAGTAATCTTCAACTGAGTCGCCTACGGTCTTCTCTTAATGCTAGAGACATTCCAGCTGAAGACTTCAACCTGCTGCCTGATTTTGGTGTGCAGCAACAACAGCTGGTGAACGAGTTATCTAGCCTCAGTCAGCCATCTATGAGTTCTAATTCTATGAATCGATCTGGTCGATTGAAAACCCTGACCCCATCAAATCTCGAAGATCTATTTTCCACCGAGAGCTCTTCACCCCAGTACTCTGATCAAGCATTGGCAGCAGTTGTTTTCTCACCTTCTCATAAATCTGCCGTTCTCAATCAATTTCAGCAGCAGTCAAGCATGCTATCACCCATTAATACAAATTTTTCTCCTAAAAGTAAGGAGCATCCGCTATTGCAGGTGTCTCTATCTGGTAGGATGTCTCCTCGGAATGTGGAACCTATCTCGCCGATGAGCTCTCGAGTTTCAATGTTAGCTCAACTTGAGAAACAGCAGTTTCGCTGTCTAAGCTCTAGGGAACTTGGCTCTGACTCTCCTGCCAGTATTTCTTCCCCAGTAAATTCTTGGTCAAAATGGGGATCTTCCAATGGGAAGCCCGACTGGGCTGTCAATGCAGATGAGTTAGGCAAGCATCATGCTTCATTTGAGCTCAGCAACGGAGATGAGCCCGATTTATCATGGGTTCAATCCCTTGTTAAGGAATCTCCCACTGAGATGAAAGAGAAAATGAAGGCTTCGGTCTTGGATGTTCCATCTAATGCCTCGAAAAGTGAGGGTTCTAATACAAACTCGCAAGTTGATCCGCTGGATCACACTGTGTTGGGAGCATGGCTCGAGCAAATGCAGCTTGATCAGCTTGTGGCTCTGCAAAACTGA